One window from the genome of Carnobacteriaceae bacterium zg-84 encodes:
- a CDS encoding ABC transporter ATP-binding protein, translating to MKICKYIGWQIIVVFLVAVSVNSGMILMRPLLMERLLNIKTTTLTMNTVLEFLVYGLILYTIFYSSTLLANFVSNHLQRRIQIVMKTKLLKSLFLRDEYMYDEKVSILTQDMENLYEHYFLKLDMLIARIFSLIVTVLFILCQDIRVGLMFISFSILRPVPHWLMNKKIQSSGAQYAEKQKNFHLKVGDYFKGVNTIFYNGAQKEQLDSILKSNEMYENARLKADCTTNLTFFFTGPIEFIGQVLPLALGLFLQTKGVNITSASLVSMYIATMSLNGPIQTMLYGISDIQRSKVVRDKIFSLLETENKEYTYSVVKNLQELCVVDLEKQQDNRVLFKDVSFTLKKTEKMLIKGSSGSGKTTLLNMIASKESVENAQVFVRDTKGNVYTDYLGNVAYLSQQPFFMNASIEDNLTLGQHISKEKMLYFLKIVGLTEEIPDILEYQLRDNGNNLSGGQKLRLELVRFLIRDKDIVLADEITAALDRKNAKKVRHILYKLPIILIEVAHHIEDDTVYKEILDLDKGNK from the coding sequence TGGAACGTTTGTTAAATATTAAAACGACAACATTGACAATGAATACAGTTTTAGAGTTTTTAGTTTATGGACTTATTCTATACACAATATTTTATAGTTCTACGCTTTTGGCTAATTTTGTTAGTAATCATCTACAACGACGTATACAAATTGTGATGAAAACAAAATTACTTAAATCTTTATTTTTACGAGATGAGTATATGTATGATGAGAAAGTATCCATTTTGACACAAGATATGGAAAACCTTTACGAACATTATTTTTTAAAACTTGATATGCTCATCGCAAGAATTTTTTCTTTAATCGTAACGGTTCTATTTATTTTATGCCAAGATATTCGAGTAGGACTTATGTTTATTAGTTTTTCAATTTTACGTCCAGTACCACATTGGTTAATGAATAAAAAAATACAAAGTAGTGGTGCACAGTATGCAGAAAAACAAAAAAATTTTCACTTAAAAGTTGGCGATTATTTTAAAGGTGTTAATACCATATTTTATAATGGTGCACAAAAAGAACAGCTAGATAGTATTTTGAAAAGTAATGAAATGTATGAGAATGCTAGATTAAAAGCTGATTGTACAACAAATCTGACGTTTTTTTTTACTGGCCCGATTGAATTTATTGGTCAAGTATTGCCGCTTGCGTTAGGATTATTTCTTCAAACAAAAGGTGTAAATATTACATCAGCAAGCCTGGTTTCGATGTATATTGCTACAATGAGCTTGAATGGTCCAATTCAGACAATGCTGTACGGTATCTCTGATATTCAACGTTCAAAAGTTGTCCGTGATAAAATATTTTCTCTTTTGGAAACAGAAAATAAAGAATATACATATTCGGTAGTGAAGAATCTTCAGGAATTATGTGTAGTAGATTTAGAAAAGCAACAAGACAATCGTGTCTTATTTAAAGATGTTTCATTCACACTCAAAAAAACAGAGAAAATGCTTATTAAAGGATCGAGTGGGTCTGGTAAAACAACTTTGTTAAATATGATAGCTTCTAAAGAATCTGTCGAAAATGCACAAGTATTTGTTCGTGATACCAAGGGAAATGTTTATACTGATTATCTTGGAAATGTGGCCTATTTATCACAACAGCCATTTTTTATGAACGCTTCTATTGAGGATAATTTAACACTCGGACAACATATATCTAAAGAAAAAATGCTCTATTTCTTAAAAATAGTCGGATTAACTGAAGAGATTCCTGATATTTTAGAGTATCAACTAAGGGATAATGGAAATAATCTTTCAGGAGGGCAGAAACTTCGTTTAGAATTAGTTCGTTTTTTGATTAGAGATAAAGATATCGTATTGGCTGATGAAATAACAGCAGCACTAGATAGAAAAAATGCAAAAAAAGTACGTCATATTTTATATAAATTACCGATTATTTTAATTGAGGTAGCACACCATATTGAAGATGATACTGTATATAAAGAAATATTAGATTTAGATAAGGGAAACAAATGA
- a CDS encoding oligopeptide ABC transporter substrate-binding protein has translation MNKKVKWFLGASSVLLLAACGNNTAKQEEEVKKGDITQSKFPIKIDHEGTAISGGILKYAIVSDSPIEGVLNANYWLGAPDGEVVDFFDESLFGSDSDLHFTERIGKLTLDKEKKEVTVTIKKDVKWSDGHPLTIDDYIYSFEVIGHKDYTGARYGDDFSNIIGMEEYHKGETDKISGIKKVDDYTVTFKVKELSPSIIQSGGFWSSAMPKHIFSNIPIKDQAASDAVRVNPVGLGAFRVTKVVSGESVTLEANPYYWQGKPKIEGVVMEVVNTTNASDEFAKGNYDIMSVPTSTSIYDSFKELDNATIIGKWENTVNYVAFKLGKWDKEAEKIVTNPEAKAKDKVLRQAMGYALNSDAIASQFYGDLRARANTLITPTFSNLHSNIQKGYPYDVEKAKKLLDDAGYKDKDGDGFRETPKGEKLELKFASMSGGDGEAIAQAMIKDWETIGVKVSLVGGRTIEFNTFYKKIQEDDPEVDIFSGAWGLGGDPNQNGLWGDSSTNYARFVSEEQNKILKRMSSNEAFDPEKQKEIFEEWQKYSNDQAYAIPFLYRTGLLAVNKRVKNWDITIDTSLNTVTNLHKVELLNSAPVASKK, from the coding sequence ATGAACAAAAAAGTAAAATGGTTTTTAGGAGCTTCATCAGTATTATTACTGGCAGCTTGTGGTAACAATACGGCTAAACAAGAAGAGGAAGTCAAAAAAGGAGATATTACACAAAGTAAATTCCCTATTAAAATTGATCATGAAGGAACAGCTATTAGCGGAGGTATTTTAAAATATGCCATTGTTTCGGATAGTCCTATTGAAGGTGTTTTAAATGCAAACTATTGGTTAGGGGCTCCAGATGGAGAAGTTGTAGATTTCTTTGATGAATCTTTATTCGGTAGTGATTCAGATTTACATTTCACAGAAAGAATTGGTAAATTAACATTAGATAAAGAGAAAAAAGAAGTGACAGTAACCATTAAAAAAGATGTTAAATGGTCTGATGGACATCCATTAACGATTGATGATTATATTTATTCTTTTGAAGTCATTGGGCATAAAGATTACACAGGTGCTCGTTACGGCGACGATTTTTCAAATATTATCGGTATGGAAGAGTACCACAAAGGTGAAACTGATAAAATTTCAGGTATTAAAAAAGTTGATGACTATACTGTGACATTTAAAGTAAAAGAACTTTCACCGTCTATCATTCAATCAGGAGGCTTTTGGTCTAGTGCAATGCCGAAACATATTTTCAGTAATATTCCTATAAAAGACCAAGCTGCATCTGATGCCGTTCGTGTAAATCCAGTTGGTTTAGGAGCATTTCGTGTTACAAAAGTCGTTTCTGGAGAATCTGTTACACTAGAAGCTAATCCGTACTACTGGCAAGGCAAACCAAAAATTGAAGGTGTTGTTATGGAAGTTGTTAACACAACAAATGCTTCAGATGAGTTTGCTAAAGGAAATTATGACATCATGAGTGTCCCAACAAGTACATCTATCTATGACTCATTCAAAGAATTAGACAATGCAACGATTATTGGTAAATGGGAAAATACTGTCAATTATGTTGCGTTTAAATTAGGTAAATGGGATAAAGAAGCTGAGAAAATTGTGACAAACCCAGAAGCAAAAGCAAAAGACAAAGTATTACGTCAAGCAATGGGTTATGCATTGAACAGCGATGCAATTGCGTCACAATTCTATGGTGATTTACGTGCCAGAGCGAATACGTTGATTACACCAACATTTAGTAATTTACACTCAAACATTCAAAAAGGATATCCGTATGATGTTGAAAAAGCGAAAAAATTATTAGACGATGCTGGCTATAAAGATAAAGACGGTGACGGATTCCGTGAAACACCAAAAGGTGAAAAATTAGAACTTAAATTTGCATCTATGTCAGGTGGCGACGGTGAAGCGATCGCACAAGCAATGATTAAAGATTGGGAAACAATCGGTGTAAAAGTTAGCTTGGTAGGCGGTAGAACCATTGAATTTAATACATTCTACAAAAAAATTCAAGAGGACGATCCAGAAGTCGACATCTTCTCAGGTGCTTGGGGCTTAGGTGGAGATCCAAACCAAAATGGACTATGGGGAGATAGCTCAACAAACTATGCACGTTTTGTATCAGAAGAACAAAATAAAATTTTAAAAAGAATGAGTTCAAATGAAGCGTTTGATCCAGAAAAACAAAAAGAAATTTTTGAAGAATGGCAAAAATATTCAAATGATCAAGCATACGCTATTCCATTCTTATATAGAACAGGATTACTTGCTGTTAACAAACGCGTTAAAAACTGGGATATTACGATAGATACTTCACTCAATACAGTGACAAACTTACACAAAGTTGAATTGTTAAATAGTGCACCAGTTGCTTCTAAAAAATAA
- a CDS encoding TetR/AcrR family transcriptional regulator, protein MKQDLRFEKTEKAIQKAFFELLQQKDMAKISVKEICELAQISRNAFYQHYETKEHLYDSLLQHILISIEKACRPLVKDMTSITDVERRLFLDNILFAVHQNRFIIYQLLSNQPAVFSAAFKEMLISAMCLSTIQLNGLPNLYYIHVFAGGIVAFVNYWLLETSDTLEEAQDQLFLLLGQLNLPNR, encoded by the coding sequence TTGAAACAAGATTTACGATTTGAAAAAACAGAAAAAGCCATTCAAAAAGCTTTTTTTGAATTACTACAACAAAAAGATATGGCTAAAATTTCTGTTAAAGAAATATGTGAATTAGCACAAATCTCTCGAAACGCTTTTTATCAACACTATGAAACGAAAGAACATCTTTACGATAGTTTATTACAACACATTCTTATTTCTATCGAAAAAGCATGTAGACCTCTTGTCAAAGATATGACGTCAATAACGGACGTTGAACGTCGTTTATTTCTTGATAATATTCTCTTTGCTGTTCATCAGAATCGTTTTATTATTTATCAATTATTATCTAATCAGCCAGCTGTTTTTTCAGCTGCTTTTAAAGAAATGCTTATCTCTGCTATGTGTCTAAGTACAATTCAACTCAATGGTTTACCCAATTTATATTACATTCATGTTTTTGCAGGTGGTATAGTCGCTTTTGTGAATTATTGGTTACTCGAAACAAGTGATACACTTGAAGAAGCACAAGACCAATTATTTTTACTATTGGGACAATTAAATCTACCTAATAGATAG
- a CDS encoding nitronate monooxygenase: MTNRITEILGIEKPIIQGPLAWLTNGRYAGAVSAAGGLGVLGISAGQTVAATTVEETVENMRREIRIARQITNKPLGLNVAPGHPMTDIFTQPMLDLMVEEGVSVAVMVGDFSAEWTKRFHDKGIKVVFRAATPTVENTEEAIQGGADIIVATGFDEGGTVPEKVIGTFSIVPMIVDAAKGRVPVMAAGGIADARTARAAFALGAEGLFVGTAFMMSEESILASNIKELALKSNASDLLLYRTVPAYYRSLPGDIPNKLLEMSQAGASEEDIFEVQRGYNGMRDGMLFGDLSKGFASFGLGISMIDKIEPVAVIMDKLMSGIEELL, encoded by the coding sequence ATGACAAATCGTATTACAGAAATTTTAGGAATTGAAAAACCAATTATTCAAGGGCCATTAGCTTGGTTAACAAATGGTCGATATGCAGGTGCTGTTAGTGCAGCAGGAGGATTAGGCGTTCTAGGAATTAGTGCTGGACAAACAGTCGCAGCGACAACCGTAGAAGAAACAGTTGAAAATATGCGTCGTGAAATACGAATTGCTCGTCAAATAACAAATAAACCTTTAGGGTTAAATGTCGCACCAGGCCATCCAATGACAGATATTTTTACACAACCTATGTTAGATTTAATGGTTGAAGAAGGTGTGAGTGTTGCTGTTATGGTTGGAGATTTCTCAGCTGAATGGACGAAGAGATTTCATGATAAAGGTATTAAAGTTGTGTTTCGTGCTGCCACACCAACCGTTGAAAACACGGAAGAAGCTATTCAAGGTGGAGCAGATATAATTGTAGCAACTGGATTTGATGAAGGTGGAACAGTTCCCGAGAAAGTGATTGGTACTTTCTCTATTGTCCCGATGATTGTGGATGCAGCAAAAGGGCGTGTACCTGTTATGGCTGCGGGTGGTATTGCAGACGCTCGTACAGCACGAGCAGCCTTTGCTTTAGGAGCAGAAGGTTTATTTGTCGGAACAGCTTTCATGATGTCTGAAGAGTCAATTTTAGCATCAAATATAAAAGAATTAGCTTTAAAATCAAATGCTTCTGATTTGTTATTATATAGAACAGTACCTGCTTATTATCGTTCCCTACCAGGAGATATTCCAAATAAACTGTTGGAAATGAGCCAAGCAGGTGCCAGTGAAGAAGATATTTTTGAAGTGCAAAGAGGCTATAATGGTATGAGAGATGGCATGCTCTTTGGTGATCTTAGCAAAGGATTTGCATCATTTGGTTTAGGTATTTCCATGATTGATAAGATTGAACCCGTAGCGGTCATTATGGATAAACTGATGTCTGGGATTGAGGAGTTATTATAA
- a CDS encoding NtaA/DmoA family FMN-dependent monooxygenase (This protein belongs to a clade of FMN-dependent monooxygenases, within a broader family of flavin-dependent oxidoreductases, the luciferase-like monooxygenase (LMM) family, some of whose members use coenzyme F420 rather than FMN.) produces MKKKQMKIVLQMASGYGGEFKTWRLPEAKADAYTDMDFYVEMAQLAEKGKIHALFMADTPALVNDLTEDTPMHSMDPLIAMTSVARATNHIGLVGTFSTTFNEPYNLARHLKALDVISHGRVGWNAVTTTTQATAANFGTHVKVSQERYERAHEMIEAIQSLWGSWGEKAYLHNKETGQFADMSKINPIEYTGNYVQTRGPLPIPPSEQGQPPIFQAGSSPEGVRLAGRFASGVYANPFTIEEAREYRNMLRQSAVNHGRSADDINVFTGFMFTIADSKEEALARRRKVMAFDPQETSQRLDYLSAMVGINLKSFDVEKPLPENVQQMLQPHWQDPRSPRAVTLLQEGYSPLDTLAMGVINYHPVVVGTAKDVADFLQEWFESGATDGFSIVPDLAHDGVRAFVEQVVPILQERGIFHEDYEGTTLRENLGVPYQYGILTEKM; encoded by the coding sequence ATGAAGAAAAAACAAATGAAAATTGTGCTTCAAATGGCATCAGGTTATGGCGGAGAATTTAAAACATGGCGATTACCCGAAGCAAAAGCAGATGCTTATACAGATATGGATTTCTATGTTGAAATGGCACAGTTAGCTGAAAAAGGAAAAATTCATGCTTTATTTATGGCAGATACTCCTGCTTTAGTCAATGATTTAACAGAAGATACACCTATGCATTCTATGGATCCATTGATTGCAATGACTTCTGTTGCACGTGCAACAAATCATATTGGTTTAGTTGGTACATTTTCAACAACTTTTAATGAACCGTATAATTTAGCGCGTCATTTAAAAGCACTTGATGTCATCAGCCACGGTCGTGTTGGCTGGAATGCTGTCACGACTACAACTCAAGCGACAGCAGCTAATTTTGGTACGCATGTCAAAGTAAGTCAAGAACGTTATGAACGTGCTCATGAGATGATTGAAGCGATTCAAAGTCTATGGGGATCTTGGGGAGAAAAAGCCTATCTACACAATAAAGAAACAGGTCAATTTGCAGATATGTCAAAAATAAATCCAATTGAGTATACTGGAAATTACGTTCAAACGAGAGGACCTCTACCAATTCCTCCGTCAGAACAAGGGCAACCTCCAATTTTTCAAGCGGGATCTAGTCCAGAAGGTGTTCGCTTAGCAGGACGATTTGCTTCTGGTGTTTACGCCAATCCTTTTACAATAGAAGAAGCACGTGAATACCGCAATATGCTTCGCCAAAGTGCTGTAAATCATGGACGATCTGCAGATGATATAAATGTCTTTACAGGGTTTATGTTTACTATTGCAGATAGTAAAGAAGAAGCATTGGCACGTCGTAGAAAAGTAATGGCATTTGATCCACAAGAAACATCACAACGTTTAGATTATTTATCAGCTATGGTAGGTATTAACTTAAAAAGTTTTGATGTTGAAAAACCATTACCAGAAAATGTTCAACAAATGTTACAACCACATTGGCAAGATCCACGTTCTCCTAGAGCTGTGACATTGCTGCAAGAAGGTTACTCGCCTTTAGATACTTTAGCTATGGGTGTAATTAACTATCATCCAGTTGTTGTTGGAACAGCAAAAGATGTTGCCGATTTTCTTCAAGAGTGGTTTGAATCAGGTGCGACAGACGGATTTTCAATTGTTCCCGACTTAGCACATGACGGTGTGCGAGCTTTTGTAGAGCAAGTAGTACCCATTTTACAAGAACGTGGTATTTTCCACGAAGATTACGAAGGAACAACCTTGCGTGAAAATTTAGGTGTTCCTTATCAATATGGTATATTAACAGAGAAAATGTAA
- a CDS encoding YigZ family protein, translated as MEEYKQIAKDGEAELIIRASRFICALKKIDTEEEALAFIQEKKKEHKKATHNCSAFLIGEHDHIQRAHDDGEPSGTAGVPMLEVLKKNDLHNVVAVVTRYFGGVKLGAGGLIRAYSSAVSNALNHVGIMMHTKQFIVTIRVPYTLSGKFDYFLSHSPYRLLHTDYASDITYTCGILSRLLSDFEQDITQQFNGSLAFVIEEEAYIDLPLEKETLHLSDEHFE; from the coding sequence ATGGAAGAATATAAACAAATTGCAAAAGATGGGGAAGCAGAACTTATTATTAGGGCATCACGTTTTATTTGTGCATTAAAAAAAATAGATACCGAGGAAGAAGCACTTGCTTTTATTCAAGAAAAGAAAAAAGAACATAAAAAAGCAACGCATAACTGTTCAGCTTTTTTAATTGGTGAGCATGACCATATTCAAAGAGCACATGATGACGGAGAACCTAGTGGTACAGCAGGTGTACCAATGCTAGAGGTACTCAAAAAAAATGATTTGCATAATGTCGTAGCTGTCGTAACTAGATATTTCGGTGGTGTCAAACTAGGTGCAGGAGGCTTGATTCGTGCGTATAGTTCAGCTGTTTCAAATGCTTTGAATCACGTAGGTATTATGATGCATACAAAACAATTTATTGTTACGATTCGTGTTCCTTACACACTCAGTGGTAAGTTTGATTATTTTTTAAGTCATTCTCCATATCGTTTGCTACATACGGATTATGCTAGCGATATTACGTATACATGTGGCATTCTATCTCGTCTGCTATCAGATTTTGAGCAAGATATTACGCAACAATTTAATGGTAGTTTAGCATTTGTTATCGAAGAAGAAGCGTATATTGATTTACCTTTAGAAAAAGAAACATTGCATTTATCTGACGAGCACTTTGAATAA
- the trmL gene encoding tRNA (uridine(34)/cytosine(34)/5-carboxymethylaminomethyluridine(34)-2'-O)-methyltransferase TrmL: MTNHIVLFEPQIPANTGNIARTCAATNTHLHLIEPLGFSTDDKQLKRAGLDYWHDVTISYYKNLDEFLDFVGNKPLYLVTKFAKHIYSDITYQAEQDYFFVFGKETTGLPESFMQSFKEQCIRVPMNDEHVRSLNLSNTAALVIYEVLRQQGFPHLELTHTYDTEKAEHLGW; this comes from the coding sequence ATGACGAATCACATTGTTCTTTTTGAACCCCAAATCCCAGCAAATACAGGAAATATTGCACGTACATGTGCTGCAACAAACACGCATTTACATTTAATCGAACCTTTAGGATTTTCAACGGACGACAAACAGTTAAAACGAGCAGGATTAGATTACTGGCATGATGTGACTATTTCTTACTATAAAAATTTAGATGAATTTTTGGATTTTGTTGGAAACAAGCCTCTATATTTAGTGACGAAGTTTGCCAAACACATTTATAGCGACATTACTTATCAAGCAGAACAAGATTATTTCTTTGTTTTCGGAAAAGAAACAACGGGGCTACCAGAAAGTTTTATGCAATCCTTTAAAGAACAATGTATTCGTGTCCCAATGAATGATGAGCATGTACGCTCCCTAAATTTATCCAATACGGCAGCTTTAGTCATTTATGAAGTCTTACGTCAACAAGGCTTTCCGCATTTAGAATTAACACATACATACGACACAGAAAAAGCAGAACACTTGGGGTGGTAA
- a CDS encoding metallophosphoesterase — translation MKKKWVGIASVLMGSAVVYWQNRKVVKTTYELPIFDLPKELEEFTIIQLSDIHFPNELLDTNHLTKQIAQQKPDIIIITGNLVTAKGNYDRKEMTYFIQGLVNIAPTYVVSGYHEYKMKHLDKLREDIAEAGGIYLENDTIWHRHKKSGVLIMGLDEKTAQQTKDSLYLRRIHVPEEHSYDVKILLAHHPEWFLFYHTEEEKLPDVTFSGYAKGGHVRLPVIGGLFSNNQGVLPNYTEGVYAHPILPDKLLVISRGIGTSKKIPLRVNNKPEMVVAKLIAKN, via the coding sequence ATGAAGAAAAAATGGGTAGGTATTGCTTCCGTACTAATGGGCAGCGCTGTTGTTTACTGGCAAAATAGAAAAGTTGTAAAAACAACTTATGAATTACCTATATTTGACTTGCCTAAAGAATTAGAAGAGTTTACAATTATCCAATTATCTGATATTCATTTTCCAAATGAATTGTTAGATACAAATCATTTAACAAAACAAATTGCTCAACAAAAACCAGACATAATTATTATAACAGGTAACTTGGTAACAGCTAAAGGCAATTATGATAGAAAAGAAATGACTTATTTCATACAAGGTCTTGTCAATATTGCACCGACGTATGTGGTGTCGGGTTATCATGAATACAAGATGAAACATCTTGACAAATTAAGAGAGGACATTGCTGAAGCAGGCGGGATTTATTTGGAAAATGACACCATTTGGCACCGTCATAAAAAATCCGGTGTACTTATTATGGGACTAGACGAAAAAACAGCACAACAAACAAAGGACAGTTTGTATTTAAGACGTATCCATGTTCCTGAAGAACATAGTTATGATGTGAAAATTTTATTGGCACATCATCCAGAATGGTTTTTATTTTACCATACCGAAGAAGAAAAATTGCCTGACGTTACATTTTCGGGGTATGCAAAAGGTGGACACGTTCGACTTCCAGTAATTGGAGGCTTATTTTCAAATAATCAAGGTGTATTACCAAACTATACAGAGGGTGTATATGCCCACCCGATTTTACCAGATAAATTACTAGTTATTAGTCGAGGGATTGGCACCTCTAAAAAAATACCACTTAGAGTAAATAATAAACCAGAAATGGTTGTTGCAAAATTGATAGCTAAAAATTAG
- a CDS encoding Gfo/Idh/MocA family oxidoreductase: protein MIKIGVIGTSAITKESMLSALSTKLYKLQVVYSRKLESAQRFGEQFGVTEYETDLECFVNREDIDLVYIASPNASHFSQVCTALKARKHVVVEKPAFVTAKQWDTALQLAKENNTYLFEAIRTAYEPNFNIVTKTIKNFEKIDGAILNFCQFSSRIEDVYHGIEHNIFSKEHAGGAIMDLGVYLLHAALSWFGEPTDIDYDAQLLWTGVDGQGVIRLTYPTFSVYGHISKQVQSYVASEIYTKEMTLSIQSIDRITDITLINKKTNEKQILSVPAHPDRMIAEWQAFFDILQGKDQEFYQERLQIGRKVTEITEQLRRQVGILFKEDDEERG from the coding sequence ATGATTAAAATTGGTGTTATAGGAACCAGTGCTATCACAAAAGAGAGTATGCTTTCTGCGTTAAGCACAAAATTGTACAAGCTCCAAGTTGTATATAGCCGAAAACTAGAAAGTGCTCAACGTTTTGGAGAACAGTTTGGTGTGACAGAGTATGAAACGGACTTAGAATGCTTTGTTAATCGAGAAGATATAGATTTAGTATATATTGCCTCACCAAATGCCAGCCATTTTTCTCAAGTGTGTACAGCTTTAAAAGCAAGAAAGCACGTTGTTGTTGAAAAACCAGCATTTGTAACAGCAAAACAGTGGGATACTGCCTTACAATTAGCAAAAGAAAATAATACCTATTTATTTGAAGCGATACGTACAGCTTATGAACCTAATTTTAACATTGTGACAAAAACAATTAAAAATTTTGAAAAAATTGACGGAGCAATCTTGAATTTTTGTCAATTTTCATCACGTATTGAAGATGTCTATCATGGCATTGAACATAATATTTTTTCTAAAGAACATGCCGGTGGTGCTATCATGGATTTAGGTGTGTACCTTTTACACGCTGCGCTTAGCTGGTTTGGTGAACCAACAGATATTGATTACGATGCACAACTTCTTTGGACAGGTGTAGACGGTCAAGGTGTTATTCGTTTAACATATCCAACATTTTCTGTTTATGGACATATCAGCAAACAAGTACAGTCCTATGTAGCAAGTGAAATATATACAAAAGAAATGACATTATCCATACAATCCATTGACAGAATAACCGATATTACGCTGATTAACAAAAAAACAAACGAAAAACAAATTCTTTCTGTACCAGCACATCCAGATAGAATGATAGCTGAATGGCAAGCGTTTTTTGATATATTACAAGGTAAAGATCAAGAATTTTATCAAGAGCGTCTGCAAATAGGTAGAAAAGTAACAGAAATAACAGAGCAACTAAGAAGACAAGTAGGTATTCTGTTTAAAGAAGATGACGAAGAAAGAGGATAA
- a CDS encoding DEAD/DEAH box helicase yields the protein MTTQLPMIVQNKMEQHHFERLTPIQEKCFETIKNGEDIVAVSPTGTGKTLAYILPFLDKLEKNETLQLLVLAPSQELAQQIGSVCREWLDVTVQVITGGANVKRQIEQLKKKPEVIVGTPGRLHELMSQTKKIKCHQLKSIVLDEADYLLKEEHLHTVRDIVKRAPSQRQLLFFSATSNDTLEHISKWFNTQANFINVAHQTSNVTHGFIRVEERKRSDILRKLAYVNKMRGLVFVQNVGSLALLYEKMMFENIKVGVLHSDTHHIERKKMLDAFKEGNVTFLLTTDVASRGLDITDLPYVIQYDLPREKDIYLHRAGRTGRMGKSGCVISFVSTKQEIEYKKIVPKNTDIKEYIVKDSILQEKHK from the coding sequence ATGACAACTCAATTACCAATGATTGTACAAAATAAAATGGAACAGCATCATTTTGAACGATTGACACCTATTCAAGAAAAATGTTTTGAAACAATCAAAAACGGAGAAGATATTGTAGCGGTTTCACCTACTGGAACAGGGAAAACATTGGCTTATATTTTGCCGTTTTTAGATAAACTAGAAAAAAATGAAACATTACAACTTCTTGTGCTGGCACCGTCACAAGAACTAGCGCAACAAATAGGCTCTGTGTGCCGTGAGTGGCTAGATGTTACGGTACAAGTTATTACAGGTGGCGCAAATGTAAAAAGACAGATAGAACAGTTGAAAAAAAAGCCAGAAGTAATTGTCGGGACGCCAGGTCGATTGCATGAATTGATGAGCCAAACAAAAAAAATAAAATGCCACCAACTTAAAAGTATTGTCTTAGATGAAGCAGACTATCTCTTAAAAGAGGAACATTTACATACAGTCAGAGATATTGTTAAACGTGCACCGTCACAAAGACAGTTACTGTTTTTTTCAGCAACATCAAACGACACGTTAGAACATATCTCAAAATGGTTTAATACACAAGCCAACTTTATCAATGTTGCACATCAAACATCAAATGTAACGCATGGGTTCATACGTGTTGAAGAAAGAAAAAGAAGTGATATATTACGTAAATTAGCCTATGTAAATAAGATGCGAGGATTGGTTTTCGTACAAAATGTTGGAAGTTTAGCTTTACTTTACGAAAAAATGATGTTTGAAAATATAAAAGTTGGTGTATTACACAGTGACACACATCACATAGAACGTAAAAAAATGTTAGATGCATTTAAAGAAGGAAACGTAACATTTTTATTAACAACAGATGTTGCCTCTCGTGGATTGGATATTACCGATTTACCTTATGTCATTCAATACGACCTGCCAAGAGAAAAGGATATTTACTTACATCGTGCCGGTAGAACAGGACGCATGGGAAAATCCGGCTGTGTCATCAGTTTTGTATCTACGAAACAAGAAATAGAGTATAAAAAAATAGTACCTAAAAATACAGATATTAAAGAATATATTGTCAAAGACAGTATTTTACAAGAAAAACACAAATGA